The Companilactobacillus pabuli genomic sequence CAGCAAATCCAAGATGTGATTGAGGGAACAACTGATACAGGGCAAAATATTGGGGAAGCAATTATTGGTAACTCCTACACCAAAGTGTTCTTTGGTCTTGACGGTAAAGGCGTTGATGATGTGATTACCAAATTGCGTATGACGTTCTCGGATAAAGAAAAGAAGCTACTAGAACGTCGTAGACAAGGCGAAGCCCTGATGATCTATGGTAGCCAACGCGCCTTTATGCGTGTCGAGTTGACCGAAGAAGAACTACGACTAATCGACCCAGAAGCTTACCAAGAAAAATACAACCGTGAGACAGCCGGGCAACCGGACTATCAAAAGCGCGTGGCCTTAACACCTAGTGAGATTGACGCTTTAACTACCTCCGAGGAGGAAGGAGGGACTTTAAATGAGTAAACCAAACCAGTTATTGAATATCGAGGTTGGCACCTTCAAGCGACAGGGAAACAAGTTAATTCTCGAACTCAATCACAATCAGTTTCGATATGACCAGTTGAGTGAGCTAAACGAATTAAAACAAAATGATTCCAAGTTCTTGCAGTTAGTTAACGTGGTTGAGCAAGACCAGAAGGTTGTTTTAACTTATACCTTGCCGGATAAGGTCAGATCATTAAAGGAATTACCACATGAAAATAAAGCAATCCGGTCAGCAATTGCCAAGGAAATCATGGTGCAAAATGTGGTTAACGATAGCCAGTATCACGTTGCGTTGAACCCAGCTAACCTGTGGTATTACCCCATGCAACATGTTTGGTACGCCTACCGGGCCAATGAACTCATGCCTTATGATGATAAACATAGCAATTTAGCCAAATACAAAGCACTGATTCTGTTTTGCTTGACGGGGACGCCCTATGAACGGCTACTAAGCGATCCCCAAGAAGCCTTGGCCAAACACCCAGATGACTATTTACAACAAGTGGCTAAAGCTACGTCGTTAAATGAGTTAACGGAAGTGGTTAACGGCATTGAGGATTTTGTGAGCTATCACGAATGGCAGGAAGTTGAAACGGCCCAGCAGAAAACCAAACAACGTTTATGGTTGAGTATGGCCGGGGTGGCGATTGTGGCCGTTTTGGCCGTCGGCTTAGTCCATAAAAGTGACGAACGGCAATATCAAAGCTTGGCTAACCAGAACCAAGCCCAGGTCATGCGATTAAAATATAGCGGTCAAATTCAAACCGCTTTAAATGATCACAAGTGGTCAGAAGCGCAAAAAGATATGCAACGGGCCGGCTATCCTTCAGCTAAGCAAGTCAGTGTCTTTTTAAAACATCGTCAGTACCAGCAAGCCTTAAACGTTGACCCAAGTCAGTTGAACAAGGTTGTTAATGCGGCTTATGCCAACCAAGATAGCAGTCAAGTGGCCGATTGGCAGTTACCAACTCAGGCAACGAGCAAACAAAAAGACCAGTTGAAGCTTGAAAAAGCGATTGTTAATTATGATACCAATACGCTTAATAACCAATTATCCTTTACGACGAACGCTGATGTGTTATTGAGAATAGGGCAAGCTTTCCTCGCCCATAATGATACGCAAGACGCCCAGACTGTCCAAACCAAGTTAGCCGGCGTGAACAGTCCTAAAGCTAAGTATTTAAAAGCCTTGTTAAGTCTCAATGCCGCTAAGAACGAAGTTAGCGATGCCCAAAAGAAGTTAGATGACGCCAACAAGATTGATGGCAGTAAAGATAAGGACAAAGACAAGAAGGTGGATTCGGCTAAGTCGGACTTAAAGAACGCGCAGAGTGACCAATCAGCAGCGCAAAAACAAGTCGATCAGGCCAAGCACAAAGTGGGTGATTAAATGCAGGTATTGTCATTTGAATATAAGAAAAAGAAGTGGAAATTGATTGCTTATATTGTGGGTGGCGCCCTTCTGCTAATCATCTTGCTAATTGCCGCGCTTACTGGTCAATTGCAAGAAAACAGTTGTGATAACTCAACCACTACAGAAACACAATTAGATAGTAAGAGCATGACAGAAAATGCCAAAAACATCTATGCCCACTGGAAACAAAAGTATGGTGCCACCCCACAAGCGGCCGCCGGTATCTTGGGGGTCTTACAACTAGAAAGTCGCCTTGATCCCAAGTCCGTTAATTCCAGTTCCGGGGCCACGGGCTTAGCCCAGTGGTTAGGTGGTCGGAAGGATAAGTTGGAAGACTTAGCCCACAAAGAAAACAAACCAGCGACGAATCTCGGCGTGCAGTTGGACTATCTCGACCAAGAATTGAACAGTAGTTACTATGCGTCAAACAAGCAGATTTTTAAATATACGGACGTGCATAAAGCGACCAAAGCCTGGTTAATGGATTATGAGGGTATGAGTAAGAACCCGGAACAATGGTATTTAAGCCAAAGATACGGTTATGCCGATCATTGGTATTCCGTGTTGGGTGCAAGTGATCCCGTGGCCGGTAATACGTTAGATAATGCAAGTTCAGGCGATCTGACCGAGCTAGGTTGTGATAGTGACCCGAGCTATTCCGGTGGCAGCATTGTTAAAAACGCGGAAAGTATGAAGGGCG encodes the following:
- a CDS encoding type VII secretion protein EssB/YukC; this translates as MSKPNQLLNIEVGTFKRQGNKLILELNHNQFRYDQLSELNELKQNDSKFLQLVNVVEQDQKVVLTYTLPDKVRSLKELPHENKAIRSAIAKEIMVQNVVNDSQYHVALNPANLWYYPMQHVWYAYRANELMPYDDKHSNLAKYKALILFCLTGTPYERLLSDPQEALAKHPDDYLQQVAKATSLNELTEVVNGIEDFVSYHEWQEVETAQQKTKQRLWLSMAGVAIVAVLAVGLVHKSDERQYQSLANQNQAQVMRLKYSGQIQTALNDHKWSEAQKDMQRAGYPSAKQVSVFLKHRQYQQALNVDPSQLNKVVNAAYANQDSSQVADWQLPTQATSKQKDQLKLEKAIVNYDTNTLNNQLSFTTNADVLLRIGQAFLAHNDTQDAQTVQTKLAGVNSPKAKYLKALLSLNAAKNEVSDAQKKLDDANKIDGSKDKDKDKKVDSAKSDLKNAQSDQSAAQKQVDQAKHKVGD
- a CDS encoding phage tail tip lysozyme, with the protein product MQVLSFEYKKKKWKLIAYIVGGALLLIILLIAALTGQLQENSCDNSTTTETQLDSKSMTENAKNIYAHWKQKYGATPQAAAGILGVLQLESRLDPKSVNSSSGATGLAQWLGGRKDKLEDLAHKENKPATNLGVQLDYLDQELNSSYYASNKQIFKYTDVHKATKAWLMDYEGMSKNPEQWYLSQRYGYADHWYSVLGASDPVAGNTLDNASSGDLTELGCDSDPSYSGGSIVKNAESMKGDFYYVQTHPSPDLGSDLKNPNKTGGTDCSGFVWLALNKAGYKVPANMGWFTGTMASDAKGSHQYLKQISETDAKAGDIVIVNQGVGAGNDGHTAILLGKWQGKATKIIEQGGTGDKVNESTFGTAFYSLLNGGDVTLARPIKK